A genomic window from Micromonospora sp. WMMA1947 includes:
- a CDS encoding phosphodiester glycosidase family protein encodes MRTRSRPARLAGVLLLTPLLTLTAPAPSAATAAPPAVAPPGATAAEDAPRASSRPDSAVALAGVEPAGGLETAKTTRPVAPGLDLTSFDRYDAAGWLRADALTADLAGGLTVDYVNSGEVTKDEPLRAAVDRSRAVAAVNGDFFDINNSGAAQGVGIRSGELVQSPVAGHPNAVGISAQGIGRVVEVGFEGTATLPAGPVPLTQFNNLVQRDGVGVFTPLWGSYTRTRAVEGAARTVEVTVTGGRVASVATTAGEGPIPAGSTVLLGRETGADALAALRPGDAVDLTWRPRASDGGDLRAAVGGGNVLVRDGVVQSIADASLAPRTAVGFSADGRKMIMLTVDGRQVDSRGVTQTEMGRMMAELGAANALNLDGGGSSTLLAREPGAATVQVENSPSDGSERPVPNGLAVYAPKGSGRLTGYWLETASDPTAAPGVAPVRGGRPDRVFPGLTRRLTAAGYDETYGPAAGDPRWHATHGRVDGDGVFRAAVPGRSTVTAARGRARGTIELTVLGPLQRIDGTVDRVGLDRAGDSGLFGVIGYDAEGNTAPIEPADLTLEYDSDLLSVTPTADGNLAVTALAATGSALITARVGNRSTVLPVTVGLTDVPVAGFDDAASWKFSQARAAGAVAPAEGHTGGGLRMSYDFSQSTGTRAAYADPPAWIDVPGQPQAFGMWIKANGTGEWPSLHLHDAQDTQFVLRGPYLDWTGWKYVEFAVPPGVQYPVRVRRFYVAETDPAKQYRSEVVIDDLVARVPPDVQAPPEPNRTDRVVLRDGTVDGAPWRFAVLSDAQFVAADPDSDLVAQARRTLREVRAARPDFLIINGDFVDTAYPADFALAKRLLDEELGGEVPYHYVPGNHEIMGAPIDNFRSVFGDTSRVFDHRGTRFLTLSTATGSLRGGGFDQVELLRRTLDQAAADRSVGSVAVFFHHPPRDPSPAKASQLGDRKEAALVEQWLADFQHRTGKGALMVNGHVGTFHADRVDGVPYVINGNSGKGPSTPAALGGFTGWTEFGVDPVTPGEAERARRDPLAEGPTWVSAEMHAHTDRLALAAPAQVRRGAPVDVTATLTQPGGRQVPVAVPVSADWAGSPNLHVGGATGVRPWHAAWFDPATGKLTALRPGAQILLTVTVNGVKAEATVTTAAAVLAPAA; translated from the coding sequence ATGCGAACCCGCAGTCGACCCGCCCGCCTCGCCGGCGTCCTGCTGCTGACGCCGTTGCTGACACTCACCGCGCCGGCGCCGTCCGCCGCCACTGCCGCGCCACCGGCCGTCGCGCCGCCGGGCGCCACCGCCGCCGAGGACGCGCCACGCGCCTCGTCCCGTCCCGACTCGGCCGTCGCGCTGGCCGGTGTGGAACCGGCCGGCGGCCTGGAGACCGCCAAGACCACCCGGCCGGTCGCGCCCGGCCTCGACCTGACCTCCTTCGACAGGTACGACGCGGCCGGCTGGCTGCGCGCCGACGCCCTCACCGCCGACCTGGCCGGCGGGCTCACTGTCGACTACGTGAACTCCGGTGAGGTCACCAAGGACGAGCCGCTGCGCGCCGCGGTGGACCGCTCCCGTGCCGTCGCGGCGGTGAACGGCGACTTCTTCGACATCAACAACTCCGGTGCCGCCCAGGGCGTCGGCATCCGCTCCGGCGAACTGGTGCAGTCGCCCGTCGCCGGGCACCCCAACGCGGTCGGCATCAGCGCCCAGGGCATCGGGCGGGTCGTCGAGGTCGGCTTCGAGGGCACCGCGACGCTGCCCGCCGGGCCGGTGCCGCTCACCCAGTTCAACAACCTGGTGCAGCGCGACGGCGTGGGCGTGTTCACGCCGCTCTGGGGGTCGTACACCCGCACGCGGGCGGTGGAGGGCGCGGCCCGGACGGTCGAGGTGACGGTGACCGGCGGCCGGGTGGCGAGCGTCGCCACCACGGCGGGCGAGGGGCCGATCCCGGCCGGCAGCACCGTGCTGCTCGGTCGCGAGACCGGCGCCGACGCGCTCGCCGCGCTGCGTCCCGGCGACGCGGTGGACCTGACCTGGCGGCCGCGGGCCTCCGACGGCGGTGACTTGCGCGCCGCCGTGGGCGGCGGCAACGTGCTGGTCCGCGACGGCGTGGTGCAGAGCATCGCCGACGCGTCGCTGGCCCCGCGTACCGCCGTCGGCTTCTCCGCCGACGGCCGCAAGATGATCATGCTGACGGTGGACGGGCGGCAGGTGGACAGCCGGGGCGTCACCCAGACCGAGATGGGCCGCATGATGGCCGAGCTGGGCGCCGCGAACGCGCTCAACCTCGACGGCGGCGGCTCCTCCACGCTGCTCGCCCGGGAGCCGGGCGCGGCCACGGTCCAGGTGGAGAACAGCCCGTCCGACGGCAGCGAGCGGCCGGTGCCGAACGGGCTGGCCGTCTACGCCCCGAAGGGCAGCGGCCGGCTCACCGGCTACTGGCTCGAGACCGCCAGCGACCCGACCGCCGCACCCGGTGTCGCACCCGTGCGCGGCGGCCGGCCGGACCGGGTCTTCCCGGGCCTCACCCGCCGGCTCACCGCCGCCGGATACGACGAGACGTACGGCCCGGCCGCGGGCGATCCGCGCTGGCACGCCACCCACGGCCGGGTGGACGGCGACGGCGTGTTCCGGGCCGCCGTCCCCGGTCGCAGCACCGTCACCGCCGCGCGCGGCCGGGCCCGGGGCACGATCGAGCTGACGGTGCTCGGCCCGCTGCAGCGCATCGACGGCACCGTCGACCGGGTCGGCCTGGACCGGGCCGGTGACAGCGGCCTGTTCGGCGTCATCGGCTACGACGCCGAGGGCAACACCGCGCCGATCGAGCCGGCCGACCTGACGTTGGAGTACGACAGCGACCTGCTCTCGGTCACCCCCACCGCCGACGGCAACCTGGCCGTCACGGCGCTCGCCGCGACCGGCTCGGCGCTGATCACCGCGCGGGTCGGCAACCGGAGCACGGTCCTGCCGGTGACCGTCGGGCTCACCGACGTGCCGGTGGCCGGGTTCGACGACGCCGCGTCCTGGAAGTTCAGCCAGGCCCGCGCCGCCGGGGCGGTCGCACCGGCCGAGGGGCACACCGGCGGCGGGCTGCGGATGTCGTACGACTTCAGCCAGTCCACCGGCACCCGGGCCGCGTACGCCGACCCGCCCGCCTGGATCGACGTACCGGGCCAGCCGCAGGCGTTCGGCATGTGGATCAAGGCGAACGGCACCGGCGAGTGGCCCAGCCTGCACCTGCACGACGCGCAGGACACCCAGTTCGTGCTGCGCGGCCCGTACCTGGACTGGACCGGCTGGAAGTACGTCGAGTTCGCCGTACCGCCGGGGGTGCAGTACCCGGTGCGGGTGCGCCGGTTCTACGTGGCCGAGACCGACCCGGCGAAGCAGTACCGCAGCGAGGTGGTGATCGACGACCTGGTGGCCCGGGTACCGCCGGACGTGCAGGCGCCGCCGGAGCCGAACCGCACCGACCGGGTGGTGCTGCGCGACGGCACGGTGGACGGCGCGCCGTGGCGCTTCGCGGTGCTCTCCGACGCCCAGTTCGTCGCCGCCGACCCGGACAGCGACCTGGTCGCCCAGGCCCGCCGTACGCTGCGCGAGGTCCGCGCCGCCCGGCCGGACTTCCTGATCATCAACGGCGACTTCGTGGACACCGCCTACCCGGCGGACTTCGCGCTGGCCAAGCGCCTCCTGGACGAGGAACTGGGCGGCGAGGTGCCGTACCACTACGTGCCGGGTAACCACGAGATCATGGGCGCCCCGATCGACAACTTCCGGAGCGTCTTCGGGGACACCTCGCGCGTCTTCGACCACCGGGGCACCCGGTTCCTCACGCTCAGCACCGCCACCGGGTCGTTGCGCGGCGGCGGGTTCGACCAGGTGGAGCTGCTGCGCCGGACGCTCGACCAGGCGGCCGCCGACCGCTCGGTCGGCTCGGTGGCGGTGTTCTTCCACCACCCGCCGCGCGACCCGAGCCCGGCCAAGGCCAGCCAGCTCGGCGATCGCAAGGAGGCGGCACTGGTCGAGCAGTGGCTGGCCGACTTCCAGCACCGCACCGGCAAGGGCGCCCTGATGGTGAACGGCCACGTCGGCACGTTCCACGCCGACCGGGTGGACGGCGTGCCGTACGTGATCAACGGCAACTCGGGCAAGGGCCCGTCCACCCCGGCGGCGCTCGGCGGGTTCACCGGCTGGACCGAGTTCGGGGTGGACCCGGTGACGCCGGGGGAGGCCGAGCGGGCCCGCCGCGACCCGCTGGCCGAAGGGCCGACGTGGGTGAGCGCGGAGATGCACGCGCACACCGACCGGCTCGCGCTGGCCGCGCCCGCGCAGGTGCGCCGGGGAGCGCCGGTGGACGTCACGGCCACCCTCACGCAGCCCGGCGGCCGGCAGGTGCCGGTGGCCGTGCCGGTCAGCGCCGACTGGGCCGGTTCGCCAAACCTGCACGTCGGGGGCGCCACGGGGGTACGTCCGTGGCACGCCGCCTGGTTCGACCCGGCCACGGGCAAGCTCACCGCGTTGCGCCCCGGCGCGCAGATCCTGCTCACGGTGACCGTGAACGGCGTCAAGGCCGAGGCGACGGTGACCACGGCCGCGGCGGTCCTCGCTCCGGCGGCCTGA
- the rpmE gene encoding 50S ribosomal protein L31, translated as MKPNIHPEYVTTEVRCSCGNTFTTRSTAKGGAISVETCSACHPFYTGKQRVLDTAGRVAKFQQKYAKVQAKKAK; from the coding sequence ATGAAGCCCAACATCCACCCGGAGTACGTGACCACCGAGGTCCGCTGCTCCTGCGGCAACACCTTCACGACCCGCAGCACCGCCAAGGGCGGCGCCATCAGCGTCGAGACCTGCAGCGCCTGCCACCCGTTCTACACCGGTAAGCAGCGCGTGCTGGACACCGCCGGCCGGGTCGCGAAGTTCCAGCAGAAGTACGCCAAGGTTCAGGCCAAGAAGGCCAAGTAG
- the prfA gene encoding peptide chain release factor 1 gives MSSERLAALLDEYAELERRLADPAIHADQGTARRVGRRYAELVPLHKAAGELEQARADLAAARELAAEDPTFGAEADAIAASLPALEERLAELLIPRDPHDAKDVIVEIKAGEGGEESALFAGDLLRMYTRYAERHGWATEVIDAQDSDLGGVKDVSLAIKSKGVPEGGNGVWSRLKWEGGVHRVQRVPVTESQGRIHTSAAGVLVLPEAEDVDVTIDPNELRIDVFRSSGPGGQSVNTTDSAVRITHVPTGIVVSCQNEKSQLQNREQAMRILRARLLAAAQEQADAAASDARKAQVRTVDRSERIRTYNFPQNRITDHRIGYTAYNLDLALAGELDGVLDALTEADRAARLAGETELSRR, from the coding sequence ATGAGCAGTGAGCGCCTGGCCGCCCTCCTCGACGAGTACGCCGAGCTGGAGCGGCGGCTGGCCGACCCGGCCATCCACGCCGACCAGGGCACCGCCCGGCGGGTCGGCCGTCGGTACGCCGAGCTGGTCCCGCTGCACAAGGCCGCCGGTGAGCTGGAGCAGGCCCGCGCCGACCTGGCAGCGGCCCGTGAGCTGGCTGCCGAGGACCCGACGTTCGGCGCCGAGGCGGACGCCATCGCGGCCTCGCTGCCGGCGCTGGAGGAGCGGCTCGCGGAACTGCTCATCCCGCGCGATCCGCACGACGCCAAGGACGTGATCGTCGAGATCAAGGCCGGCGAGGGCGGCGAGGAGTCCGCACTGTTCGCCGGTGACCTGCTGCGGATGTACACCAGGTACGCCGAGCGGCACGGCTGGGCCACCGAGGTGATCGACGCGCAGGACTCCGACCTGGGCGGCGTCAAGGACGTCTCGCTGGCGATCAAGAGCAAGGGCGTACCGGAGGGCGGCAACGGCGTCTGGTCCCGGCTCAAGTGGGAGGGCGGCGTGCACCGGGTGCAGCGCGTCCCGGTCACCGAGTCGCAGGGCCGCATCCACACCAGCGCCGCCGGTGTGCTGGTGCTGCCCGAGGCGGAGGACGTCGACGTCACCATCGACCCGAACGAGCTGCGTATCGACGTGTTCCGCTCGTCCGGCCCCGGTGGGCAGTCGGTGAACACCACCGACTCGGCGGTCCGGATCACCCACGTACCGACCGGCATCGTGGTCTCCTGCCAGAACGAGAAGTCGCAGCTGCAGAACCGGGAGCAGGCCATGCGCATCCTGCGCGCCCGGCTGCTCGCCGCCGCCCAGGAGCAGGCGGACGCGGCGGCCTCGGACGCCCGCAAGGCGCAGGTCCGCACCGTGGACCGGTCCGAGCGGATCCGCACCTACAACTTCCCGCAGAACCGAATCACCGACCACCGCATCGGCTACACGGCGTACAACCTGGACCTGGCCCTGGCCGGCGAGCTGGACGGGGTGCTCGACGCGCTGACCGAGGCGGACCGCGCGGCCCGGCTGGCCGGCGAGACGGAGCTGTCCCGCCGCTGA
- a CDS encoding GGDEF domain-containing protein: MGWLDQVEDQVDALRRARSLQEASRSAEACALLDRVIRTTDDPYARADALVQRLSALINLGRTAEFTRAVEDASAAVRDLAEPYLHGHLNALAALAAHHQGALDRCVMHLVRAARALGADDDPDRDTAWGWHDLAMAYSYLSFHGHALGAIERAREVGLSVGIPEETFAAPGIRLRNAVALDHNGDSDGCLRVLRDVAGDLARFLRGGRAGNLRPSSLAAYGYAAARRAALGDRVESAGDADPNRLLGHGGDSARARDLRQLGQVCLAVAAGRPIEAVTRLDSLRVSDETLGAAEPPRLRSVALARAGDHAGAHRADRHAFRLAARRSDRLRDVYIDGIAARIDHEEMRREAARYEGEALTDPLTGLPNRRRLERYLGAVVSRGERVVIGVCDLDGFKAVNTRHGHHSGDLVLQRVAGVINRVMRRGDFVARYGGDEFVVVLPDTGMPEAVEVARRIEAAVRTEDWESLVPGTPVGVTIGFAEVDGSTTVSVREALGTAFELADREMLRAKARLRAS; this comes from the coding sequence GTGGGCTGGCTCGACCAGGTCGAGGACCAGGTTGACGCTCTCCGCCGCGCTCGGTCCCTCCAGGAGGCCAGCCGGTCCGCGGAGGCGTGCGCCCTGCTCGACCGCGTCATCCGCACCACCGACGACCCGTACGCCCGCGCCGACGCGCTCGTGCAACGCCTGTCCGCGCTGATCAACCTCGGCCGGACCGCCGAGTTCACCAGGGCCGTCGAGGACGCCTCCGCCGCCGTCCGCGACCTGGCCGAGCCCTACCTGCACGGGCACCTCAACGCGCTGGCCGCGCTCGCCGCCCACCACCAGGGCGCGCTGGACCGCTGCGTGATGCACCTGGTCCGGGCCGCCCGCGCGCTCGGCGCCGACGACGACCCCGACCGGGACACCGCCTGGGGCTGGCACGACCTGGCGATGGCGTACTCGTACCTGAGCTTCCACGGTCACGCGCTGGGCGCGATCGAGCGCGCCCGCGAGGTCGGGCTCAGCGTCGGCATCCCCGAGGAGACGTTCGCCGCGCCCGGCATCCGGCTGCGCAACGCGGTGGCGCTCGACCACAACGGCGACAGCGACGGCTGCCTGCGGGTGCTGCGCGACGTCGCCGGTGACCTGGCCCGGTTCCTGCGCGGCGGGCGCGCCGGCAACCTGCGCCCGAGCAGCCTGGCCGCGTACGGCTACGCCGCCGCCCGCCGGGCCGCGCTCGGCGACCGGGTGGAGTCCGCCGGAGACGCCGACCCGAACCGGCTGCTCGGCCACGGCGGTGACAGCGCCCGTGCCCGCGACCTGCGCCAGCTCGGCCAGGTCTGCCTGGCGGTGGCCGCCGGGCGCCCGATCGAGGCGGTCACCCGGCTGGACTCGCTGCGCGTCTCCGACGAGACGCTCGGCGCCGCCGAGCCGCCCCGGCTGCGCAGCGTCGCGCTGGCCCGGGCCGGTGACCACGCGGGCGCGCACCGGGCCGACCGGCACGCGTTCCGGCTGGCGGCACGGCGCAGCGACCGGCTGCGGGACGTCTACATCGACGGCATCGCCGCCCGGATCGACCACGAGGAGATGCGCCGCGAGGCCGCCCGGTACGAGGGCGAGGCACTCACCGACCCGCTCACCGGCCTGCCGAACCGGCGCCGGCTGGAGCGCTACCTGGGCGCAGTGGTGTCCCGGGGCGAACGGGTCGTGATCGGCGTCTGCGACCTCGACGGGTTCAAGGCGGTGAACACCCGCCACGGCCACCACTCCGGCGACCTGGTGCTGCAACGGGTGGCCGGCGTGATCAACCGGGTGATGCGACGAGGTGACTTCGTGGCCCGCTACGGCGGCGACGAGTTCGTCGTGGTGCTGCCCGACACCGGCATGCCGGAGGCGGTCGAGGTGGCCCGCCGGATCGAGGCGGCCGTCCGCACCGAGGACTGGGAGTCCCTGGTCCCCGGCACGCCGGTCGGGGTGACGATCGGCTTCGCCGAGGTCGACGGCAGCACCACGGTGAGCGTCCGGGAGGCGCTCGGCACCGCGTTCGAGCTGGCCGACCGGGAGATGCTGCGGGCCAAGGCGCGGTTGCGGGCGAGCTGA
- the prmC gene encoding peptide chain release factor N(5)-glutamine methyltransferase, with protein sequence MTALPQHPSEGTERERPSLVINRVARALAAAGVEAPRAEAEQLAAYVLQVPRGRLALADGFTPAQRDRLDALVGRRVTREPLQHLIGSAGFRHLELAVGPGVFVPRPETELLAGWGIERAREHAAPLVVDLCSGSGAIALAVAQEVPAARVVAVERSPAALAWLRRNAAGRADAGDRPVEVVAADVTDPELLADLAGRVDVLLCNPPYVPRSVTVPPEVAGHDPDEAVFGGADGLDVIRPVIGRAAVLLRPGGAIGIEHDDTHAAAVPGLLRGDGRYDRVEEHRDLAGRPRWASASRRADGTHADPAPAWQTDSS encoded by the coding sequence GTGACCGCACTCCCGCAACACCCGTCCGAAGGGACAGAACGCGAACGCCCCTCGCTGGTGATCAACCGGGTGGCGCGCGCGCTCGCGGCGGCGGGCGTCGAGGCGCCCCGCGCCGAGGCCGAGCAGCTCGCCGCGTACGTCCTCCAGGTGCCGCGGGGCCGCCTGGCGCTCGCCGACGGCTTCACCCCGGCGCAGCGTGACCGCCTGGACGCGCTCGTCGGCCGGCGGGTGACCCGGGAGCCGTTGCAGCACCTGATCGGCTCGGCCGGATTCCGGCACCTGGAGCTGGCCGTCGGGCCGGGCGTGTTCGTGCCCCGGCCGGAGACGGAGCTGCTGGCCGGCTGGGGGATCGAGCGGGCGAGGGAGCACGCCGCGCCGCTCGTGGTCGACCTGTGCAGCGGGTCGGGCGCGATCGCCCTGGCGGTGGCGCAGGAGGTGCCCGCGGCCCGGGTGGTCGCGGTGGAGCGGTCCCCGGCGGCGCTGGCGTGGCTGCGGCGCAACGCGGCCGGCCGGGCCGACGCCGGGGACCGGCCGGTCGAGGTGGTGGCCGCCGACGTGACCGATCCGGAGCTGCTGGCCGACCTGGCCGGGCGGGTCGACGTGCTGCTGTGCAACCCGCCGTACGTGCCGAGGTCGGTGACGGTGCCGCCGGAGGTGGCCGGGCACGACCCGGATGAGGCGGTGTTCGGCGGCGCGGACGGACTCGACGTGATCCGGCCGGTGATCGGCCGGGCCGCCGTGCTGCTGCGCCCGGGTGGTGCGATCGGCATCGAGCACGACGACACCCATGCGGCGGCGGTGCCCGGGCTGCTGCGCGGCGACGGCCGCTACGACCGGGTCGAGGAGCACCGGGACCTCGCCGGGCGGCCCCGCTGGGCGAGCGCGTCCCGGCGGGCGGACGGCACCCACGCCGACCCGGCCCCGGCGTGGCAGACTGACTCCTCGTGA
- a CDS encoding L-threonylcarbamoyladenylate synthase, translated as MLYDCRSPADRDRGIAAAIEAVKNGELVVLPTDTVYGIGADAFTPYAVKALADTKGGARQAPPVLIGSRHTLDGLVFSLPGAARDLVEAFWPGALTIVVEHSPSLAWDLGDSSGTVAVRMPLHPVALEVLRETGPMAVASANKVGQPAALTAEEARDQLGYGVRAYLEAGPAVDPVPSTIVDLTGEVPRVLREGAVTLAKLREVVPDILDERGV; from the coding sequence ATGCTCTACGACTGTCGGTCGCCCGCCGACCGGGACCGCGGCATCGCCGCTGCCATCGAGGCGGTCAAGAACGGGGAACTCGTCGTCCTGCCGACCGACACGGTCTACGGCATCGGGGCGGACGCCTTCACCCCGTACGCGGTGAAGGCCCTGGCGGACACCAAGGGTGGCGCCCGGCAGGCGCCGCCGGTGCTCATCGGTTCCCGGCACACGCTCGACGGCCTGGTCTTCTCGCTGCCCGGCGCGGCTCGCGACCTGGTCGAGGCGTTCTGGCCCGGTGCGCTGACCATCGTGGTGGAGCACTCGCCGAGCCTGGCGTGGGACCTGGGCGACAGCAGCGGCACGGTGGCGGTGCGGATGCCGCTGCACCCGGTCGCGCTGGAGGTGCTGCGGGAGACCGGCCCGATGGCCGTCGCCTCGGCCAACAAGGTCGGTCAGCCCGCCGCGCTCACCGCCGAGGAGGCGCGCGACCAGCTCGGCTACGGCGTCCGGGCCTACCTGGAGGCCGGGCCGGCGGTGGACCCGGTGCCGAGCACCATCGTCGACCTGACCGGCGAGGTGCCGCGGGTGCTGCGCGAGGGCGCGGTGACGCTGGCGAAGCTGCGCGAGGTCGTGCCGGACATCCTCGACGAGCGGGGGGTCTGA
- a CDS encoding phosphotyrosine protein phosphatase: MPPFTVLHVCMGNICRSPMAERLLLLAVRERLARLDVDPAGSDALVHSHSAGTGGWHAGEEMNPPAARQVISRGGDTEGFAARRLRSDLIDAADLVLTATADQQEYVVALRPDAAARTFVLGEFGRLLGGLDRSALPPAEPTPDAVYARGVALVAAADAARQNASALPTDDLDDPWGRGDQCFSRVADEIEETVQPLAAVLLP, encoded by the coding sequence GTGCCGCCCTTCACCGTTCTGCACGTCTGCATGGGCAACATCTGCCGGTCGCCGATGGCCGAGCGGCTGCTGCTGCTCGCGGTCCGGGAGCGGCTGGCCCGCCTCGACGTCGACCCGGCCGGGTCGGACGCGCTCGTGCACAGCCACAGCGCCGGCACCGGCGGCTGGCACGCGGGGGAGGAGATGAACCCGCCCGCCGCCCGGCAGGTGATCTCGCGCGGCGGTGACACCGAGGGGTTCGCCGCCCGCCGGCTGCGCTCCGACCTGATCGACGCCGCCGACCTGGTGCTCACCGCGACCGCCGACCAGCAGGAGTACGTGGTGGCGCTGCGGCCGGACGCCGCCGCGCGCACGTTCGTGCTGGGTGAGTTCGGCCGCCTGCTCGGCGGGCTGGACCGGTCCGCCCTGCCGCCGGCGGAGCCGACGCCGGACGCCGTGTACGCGCGCGGCGTCGCCCTGGTGGCGGCCGCCGACGCGGCCCGGCAGAACGCCTCCGCGCTGCCCACGGACGATCTGGACGACCCGTGGGGGCGGGGCGACCAGTGCTTCAGCCGGGTCGCCGACGAGATCGAGGAGACGGTGCAGCCGCTGGCTGCCGTCCTGCTCCCCTGA